The Asticcacaulis sp. EMRT-3 region GCGCGCAGTCGCGCTTGCCAGGTTGCGATTGAGTCAAGATCATCGCAACCTGGTATTACAGGCATTTGCCTAGCATTTTTCTTGTCTTTGGCGAGGAAGCGCTTTATAGACCCGTTCAAAGATTATCCGCTTCGCCGATGGCCTGCCGCCCGATGGGCAGGGCTGCGTGCGAAGCTGTCCCTGTTACCGAGGTATTTCATGGCCCGCGTCACCGTCGAAGATTGCGTTGAAAAGATCGACAACCGCTTCAATCTCGTGCTTCTGGCCGCGCACCGCGCGCGCGCCATCTCATCGGGTTCGTCGATCCTGGTGGATCGTGACAACGACAAGAATCCGGTCGTTTCCCTGCGCGAAATCGCTGACAGTGCCGTCGATCCTGAAGTTCTGACCGAAAGCCTGATCGCCTCGCTGCAACGTGTCGATGAGCGCAGCGAAGCCGAGGAAGAGGCCGAAACCCTGGCCCTGCTGGCCGATCCTTCGCACCAGCAAATGTCGGAAAGCGAACTGATCCGCGCCTTGCAAACCGACCGAGACGGCGGCCAGGAAGAGCGTTACTGATCAGGTTGCGCCTCAGGTCGCATCTGGCTTTCAGCGCGAAACAACCTATCTAAAAGGCCCGTGGCGCATAGCTTCGGGCCTTTTTCATATCAGATGTGACGAAATCAGGCATTTTCCCTTAAAAAGCCTTGTGAATATTCCCACCTGTGAGAAACTTTTAACCCCAGTCTTTGAAGAGATGGGGTGCATGGATACGGACACACGATGAACGCAGATGGCGAGCAATTGGTGGGCACGACGGCGACGCAGGCGAATGCGGCGGCCGGTTCGGTTGCGTCCGCGCCTCAACCCGTCTCCCAACCTGCGCCCGCCCGTCCGAGATTCCTGCGTCAGGTCGAACTGATCGAGCGCGTGGCGGCCTATGACCCCACGGTCGATGAGGCCATGCTCAACCGCGCCTATGTCTATGCCATGCGGATGCACGGCGCTCAGTTGCGCGCTTCGGGCGATCCCTATTTCGCCCACCCGATTGAGGTGGCGGGCATCCTTACCGATTACAAGCTCGATTCCGCCGCCATCGCCACCGCGCTTTTGCATGACACGATCGAAGACACCCCGGCCACGCGCGAAGACATCGCCTCGATGTTTGGCGAGGATGTGGCCCAGCTCGTCGAGGGGGTCACCAAGCTGACGCGGCTGGAGCTGCAATCGGAATATACCAAGTCGGCGGAAAACCTGCGCAAGTTCATCCTGGCCATCGCCAAGGATGTGCGCGTGCTGCTGGTCAAGCTGGCCGACCGTCTGCACAATATGCGCACCCTGCAATATGTGCCCGAACACAAGCGCGAGCGCATCTCGCGCGAAACCATCGAGGTCTATGCGCCGCTGGCCCGCTCCATCGGCTGCAACCGCTTTGCTACCGAACTCGAAGACCTGGCCTTTTCCTTTATCAATCCGCGCGCCCATAAGGCGATCATCCGGCGGCTGGAGGAGATGCGTAAAGAACGTGGCGACACTATCGCCGCCATTGCCCGCGATGTGGCCGCCAGGCTTGAAAAGGCCGGCATGTTCGCCCGCGTATCGGGGCGCGAAAAATCGCCCTATTCGATCTGGCGCAAGCTGCAACGCAAGAGCGTGGGCTTCAATCAGCTTTCCGACATCTATGCCTTTCGCGTGGTGATGCAGAATGTCGATGACTGTTACCGGGCGCTGGGCATATTGCACAGCACCTGGCCGTGCGTGCAGGAGCGGTTCAAGGATTTCATCTCGACGCCGAAGAGCAATAATTACAAGTCGCTGCATACCACTGTGGTCGGCCACAAGGGCACGCGCATCGAATTACAGATCCGCACCGCCGAAATGGATCGTATCGCTGAGGAAGGCGTGGCGGCGCATTGGGGCTATAAGAACCAGACCTATGGTTTCGACGAGGAAGCCGCCACAGCCGATGGCGGGCGTAATCCGATCAATTCCTTGCGCAATATCGTGTCCATCGTCGAAAACGGCGGCGATTCCGAGGACTGGGTCGAGCACGCCAAGATGGAGATGTACCTTGATCAGGTGTTTGTTTTCTCGCCCAAGGGTCGGCTGATCTCGCTGCCGCGCGGTGCCATGCCGCTCGATTTCGCCTTTGCTGTCCATACCGAGGTCGGAGAAACAGCGATTGGCTGCCTGATCAATGGTGAGCACAGGCCGTTGCGCACCGTGCTGCAAAATGGCGATCAGGTCGAGATCCTGACCGGGCTGGAATCGCGCGTCAATCAGGACTGGTTCTCACTGACCACGACGGGCAAGGCGCGCGCCGCCATCCGTCGCCATCTGCGCCAGTCGGAGCGCGAGGATTTCATCAAGGTGGGGAAGGTCGCTGTCGAGCGCGCGGCGGCGCAGGTCGATAAGGGGCTGGACGATATTAGCTGGCGTCCGGCCTTTGACCGTTTCAACGTGACCAGCGAAGACGAATTGTTTGAGCTGTGCGGGCGCGGCAAGATTCTTCCGGCCAAGATATTAGAGGCCATCTTCCCCGGCCTCAAACTGCCGATGACCCTGTCGATCGATACATTGACGCGCATCCGTGACAGCGACGGCGGTATGGCCTTTGTGCGCGGCACGGCCCTGCACGAGGGGCATAAAATCTTCTTCTCGACCTGCTGCCATCCGGTGCCCGGTGATCGCATCGTCGGCATTGTCGAGGCCGACGGCGTGCATGTCCACTCCATCGAATGCGAAACCCTGGAGGCGCTGGAGGCCGAAAAAGACCGCTGGATCGATCTGCACTGGACGCTCAACGCTGAAAAGAACACGCTGTCCGTGGCGCGTCTGCGCGTCAATATGCAGAATAAGCCCGGTGTTCTGGGTCAGGCCTGTACCTTGATAGGCGAGGCGAGGGGTAATATCGTCAATATCGCCCTGACCTCGAAACCCTATGATTTTCTTGATGTCGATTTCGATATTGAGGTGCTGGATGCCCGCCACATCATCAATATCTCGGCGGGCCTGCGCACTTCGCCGATGATCGAGAGCGTCGAGCGGGTGCGCGGCGAAGAGTTGGGGCCCGCCGCCTGAATTTCGGAATCATGGCTTGAATTTTCGCTGCAAACAGGCGAAAGGCGGCGGCATTGTTGTGACATTTCAGGATAGCTGCCATGCGTAAGCTCATTTCTTCCGGTTCGCCCTTCGAGGCCACCATCGGTTTCTCCCGCGCCGTGCGCAGCGGCAACCGGATCGAGGTTTCCGGTACGGCCCCGATTCGTGACGGCCAGACGGCGGGCGTAGGTGACGCCTATGAGCAGACAAAGGCGGCGCTGGAGATCATCGTCAAGGCGGTCGAGGAGGCGGGCGGCAAGGCCACGAACATCATCCGCACGCGCATTTTCATGACCGATATTTCGCTGTGGCAGGATGCGGCGCGCGCGCATGGCGAGGTTTTCGGCCAGATTCGCCCGGCCTCGACCTTTGCCGAGGTCAAGGGGCTGATCAATCCCGATTGGCTGGTCGAGATCGAAGCCTCAGCGCAGATCGAGGAATAGGGCCTGAATAGAAAAGCTTTGCCCTGAGGCTTTTAGCCCTTGATCGGCGGGGGAAGTTGGGGCATAAGGCGCGCCTTCTGTCTCACATGCCGACATGGGCTGTGAGCCTGACCCCATTTATTATGCCTGAAGGCTGTGGCTTTCGGCTTTTGACCAAGAAGAGAGACGGAAATGGCCGTACCTAAGCGCAAAGTCTCGCCCTCGCGTCGTAATATGCGCCGTTCGCATGACGCCCTGGGCCCCAATCCCTATACGGAAGACAAGGACACCGGCGAACTGCGCCGTCCGCACCATGTCGATCTGAAGACCGGCATGTACAAGGGCCGTCAGGTGATCACGCCGAAGAAGGACTAATTCTCCTTTTATCGTCAGATTTAAAAGCGCGGGCGCTGGCGACAGTCCCGCGCTTTTTCGTGGCGGACAGCCTATTGCGGCGACGGCAGATCGACGATCAGGGTTTCGGGTGTTTCCATCGTGCCGGGCACCACATGGCAGGTGCCGCCATATTTGAGCGCGTAGGCACCGGATTGTTCGATCAGGGCTTTGAAGTGTTCGTAGGATTCGCCTTCGGGCAGGGTGAATTGGTAACGGCCGGGTTCGCCACGGCGCAGTTTTTCGGTCTGTTCAAGCCATCCCATATGAAACTCCTCATTTAAACCTTGTGGGTGTGCAGCATTGCCTGCCCTGGCTATAAGGGGTCAATCCTAAAAAGAGGTGGCCACCTGCACGCATGATGTTATAAGGCGGCGCCTCTCAATCCCCTTCATGCAAGGATCTGCCCATGCCCGAAATCATCGACATCGCCGCCCGTGAAATTCTCGACTCCCGTGGCAATCCCACGGTCGAAGTCGATGTGACCCTCGATGATGGCGCGTTTGGCCGCGCCGCCGTGCCATCGGGCGCGTCTACCGGCGCGCATGAAGCGGTTGAAAAGCGCGACAATGATCCCAAGCGCTATGGCGGCAAGGGCGTGCGCGGCGCGGTCGATTCGGTGAATGGCGAAATATTCGATGCCATTTCGGGCTTTGAGGCGCTCGATCAGCGCCGCCTCGATCAGGCCCTGATCAATCTGGACGGTACGCCCAATAAGGCGCGTCTCGGTGCCAACGCCATTCTGGGCGTTTCGCTGGCCACGGCGCGCGCCGCCGCCATTTCTTCGGGTCTGCCGCTTTATAAATATGTTGGCGGCCTGGCGGCGCGCGTCCTGCCCGTGCCGATGATGAACATCATCAATGGCGGCGCTCATGCCGACAACCCCATCGACATTCAGGAATTCATGATCGTGCCGGCGGGCGCGGAATCGTTTTCCGAAGCCCTGCGCATGGGTGCGGAAATCTTCCACGCGCTGAAAAAGGGCTTGAAGGCTGCCGGTCACAACACCAATGTCGGCGATGAAGGCGGTTTCGCCCCCAATCTCGGTTCGGCCGAGGAAGCGCTGAGCTTCATCATGAAGGCGGGCGAGAGCGCGGGCTATAAGGCCGGTTCGGATTTCTGGCTGGCTATGGATGCGGCGGCCACCGAATTCTACAAGGACGGCAAGTATAATATGACCGGCGAAAAGAAGATTCTGGAAGCCGACAAGATGGTCGATTATCTGGCCAATCTGGCCGACAACTTCCCGATCTGCTCGATTGAAGACGGCATGGCCGAGGACGACTACGAGGGCTGGCGCATGTTGACCGACCGTTTGGGCGACCGCGTCCAGATCGTTGGCGACGACCTGTTCGTCACCAATCCTGACCGTCTCGAAACCGGTATCGTGGAAGGCATGGCCAATTCGCTGCTGGTCAAGGTCAACCAGATCGGCACCCTGTCGGAAACGATGGACGCCGTCGATATGGCGCATCGCGCCGGCTATACGTCGGTCATGTCGCACCGTTCGGGTGAAACCGAGGATTCGACCATTGCCGATCTGGCCGTGGCGATGAACTGCGGTCAGATCAAGACCGGTTCGCTGGCGCGTTCGGACCGGGTGGCCAAGTACAACCAGCTTCTGCGCATCGAATCGATGCTCGATGATGAGGCGGTGTATGCGGGCGTCGGCGTCATTCGTTGCTGATATAAAGGGGCGTGGGGGCTGTGCCCCCACATCTGTTTTATTTCCAATAAAAAAGAGCCTCGCCTTAAGGCGGGGCTTTTTTATTGGAAGAAAAGGCATGGGGCCACAGGCCCCAAACCCCTTTACATCGCTCCGGGTAACGCGATAAACCGGGCACCACTTGCAAGGGATAAAGCTATGACCTCCGAAGACGTAATCAACGAATTCCGCGCCGCCAATGCCCTGCGCGAAGGCCATTTTGTCCTGTCGTCGGGCCTGCATTCGCCGATGTTCCTGCAAAAGAACCTCGTCTTCATGAACGGCGAACGCTGCGCGCGCCTGTGCAAGGCGCTGGCCTGGAAGATCGTCGATCAGATCGGTGAGGTCGATGTCGCCATCTCTCCGGCGGTGGGCGGCATCATCCCCGGCTATGAAACGGCGAAGCATCTCGGCGTCGATTCGATGTATGTCGAACGCGAAGGCGGCGAGTTCAAACTGCGCCGTGGCTTTCACATCGAACCGGGCGCGAAGGTCGTCATGGTCGAGGATATTGTCACCACAGGATTGTCGTCACGTGAGTGCATCGCCGCCATCCAGAAGGCAGGCGGCAAGGTGGTGGCGGCGGCCTGCATCGTGGATCGTTCGGGCGGAAAAGCCGATGTCGGTGTGCCGCTGATCGCCCTGGCCTCGCTGGCCGTGCCCGCATACCCTGCCGATAATCTGCCGCCCGAACTGGCCGCCATTCCGGTCGAAGACCCCGGCAGCCGCCGTCTGGCGAAAGCCTGACCCATGACCCGTATCCGTCTGGGGCTGAATGTTGACCACGTCGCCACCGTGCGCAATGCGCGCGGCGGCTCTGCGCCTGATCCGGTGCGGGCGGCGCAGATCGCGCTTCAGGCTGGAATTGACGGTATTACGGCCCATTTGCGCGAAGATCGCCGCCACATTCTCGACCGCGACATCACGGCGCTGAAAGCGGTGTGCGACGCGCATCACAAGCCGCTCAATTTCGAAATGGCGGTCACCGATGAGATGGTGGCCATCGCGCTCGACCTGAAGCCGCACGCCGCCTGTCTGGTGCCGGAGCGCCGCCAGGAACGCACGACCGAAGGCGGACTGGATGTGGTGGGCCAGATCGAGGCGGTTGGCGCGGCGGTGGCCAGGTTCAACGCTGCCGGCATTCGCTCCTCTCTGTTCATCGCCACCGATCCGGCGCAGGTCGAGGCCGCCGCCAGGATCAAGGCCCCGGTGATCGAATTCCATACGGGCGCGCTGTGCGATGCCTTCCGTGACGGCGAAGAGGCTGTTTTCGAGAGCGAACTGAGCCGTTTGCAGGCAGCGGCGGCACAGGCGCAGGCGCTCGGCGTCGAGGTTCATGCCGGGCATGGTATTGATTACGACACGGTGGCCTTCATCGCCAAAATCCCACAGGTGCGCGAACTGAATATCGGTCATTTCCTGATTGGTGAAGCGATCTTCATCGGTCTGGAGGCGGCCCTGTTGCGGATGCGCGATCTGATCGACGCGGCGCGCGGCGCATGATTCTGGGCGTCGGCATCGATCTGGTGGATGCGCGCCGCATCGAGGAGTCGATCCGCAAGTTCGGCCATAAATTTCTTGACCGCATCTTCACCGCCGACGAACAGAGCCATGCCTTCAAGGCCGCCAAGCCGCATTTGAGCTTCGCCAAACGCTTCGCCGCCAAGGAGGCTGTGGCCAAGGCGCTCGGCACCGGCGTGCGTGGCTTTCTGTTTGTCGATATCGAGGTCTTTTCCGATGCACTGGGCAAGCCGCATGTCGTGCTGCACGCGGGCGCGGCAGGCGTTTTGCGCGGCAAGCTGAGCGAGCATCACACCGCCCACATCCATCTTTCCTTAAGTGACGAAGACCCTTACGCCACGGCCTATGCGGTGATCGAAACCACATAGGCCGTGGCTGGCGCGCCACCATCCGGGGAAATGTCTTGCCCTTGCCATATTCTATGGTTAGTTGGGGCGAAGTTTTTCGGGGCAGCGGCCTTGATGATGCGAACATAAGCGGGGCAGTTTCTCATGACCACACCGGACGATATGACGCCAAAGGCTGATTCAGAAGCCCTTGCGGCATCGGCTGAACGCCGTTCTGAGGCACAGGCGGAAACGGCTGAGATCGTCAGCGACGCGCCCGCCGATACGCGCACAGCGAAGCAGATGGCGATTGATGAGTTCAAGGAAATCGTCACGGTCGTCGGCGTGGCGCTGGTTCTGGTGCTGATCCTGCGCACGTTTCTGTTCCAGCCCTTCACCATTCCCTCGGCCTCGATGGAGCCCAATCTCTATTCCGGCGATTACATTATCGTTTCCAAGTGGAATTACGGCATTTCCAAATATTCGTTCCCGATCACCTTCCCGGTCATCAAGGGCCGCTGGTTCAATCACCTGCCGACGCGCGGCGATGTGGTGGTGTTCAAGCTGCCGCGCGATCCGCATATCGACTATATCAAGCGCGTGATCGGCCTGCCGGGCGATACGGTGCAGATGAAGCACGACCGGCTCTATATCAACGGCCAGCTTGTGCCGAGCGTCAAGGTGGGCGAGGTGGCAGCCAAGGACGATCCGGCGGGGTCGGCTATGGAATATCGTGAATCCCTGCCTGATGGCCGGGTTCATACGATTCAGGACATGATGACCGATGGCCAGGCCGACGACACGCAGCTATTTACAGTCCCGGCGGGCAATTATTTCGTTATGGGCGATAACCGCGACAATTCGCTCGACAGCCGTTTTTCGCCCGATAATCCTTACGAACCGGGCGTTGGTTTCGTGCCGGAAGCCAATCTCGAAGGCCGCGCCTTTCTGATCCTGATGTCGTGGAAGGACGGGTCTTCGCTGTGGAAGCCGTGGACATGGCTCAACTTCCACTGGGATCGTTTCTTCAAGCCCATCCACTAGACCTGGAGCCTTAGGCGCAGTTTGCCTTTGCCCTTATGCGGCAGGTGATGTAAACGCTGGCAAATGAGCGCCCGCGTGCAAAATAACCGTCTTCAGGCCATCGACGCCCTTCAGGATAAGCTCGGCTATCGTTTCCGCGATGGCCGGATGCTGGAACTGGCCCTGACCCACGCCTCGGTGGCCGAGGGCGCGCGCAAGATGGCCGATAATGAACGGCTGGAATTTCTCGGCGACCGCGTGCTGGGTCTGATGATCGCCGAAGCCCTGATGGAAGCCTTTCCCGACGCCACCGAGGGCGATCTGTCGCGCCGGTTTCATGTGCTGGTCAGCCGCGAAACCTGTGCCGATGTGGCGCGCGCGCTCGATCTGGGCGCGGCCATCCGGCTGGCGGCGGGCGAAACCAAAAGCGGCGGACGCTCGAATCCGACCATATTGGGCGATGCCTGCGAAGCCCTGATGGCGGCGGTTTACTGCGACGGCGGCTATGACACTGTTGTGCGCATTTTCAAGCCGCTGTGGGTGCAGGCGCTGAAGGACAGCGGCAATGTTTCGCGCTCAAATCCGAAATCCTTCTTGCAGGAATGGGCAGTGGCCAAGGGGCTGGGCGCGCCGGTTTACCGGCTGGTCAATCGCCGTGGCCCCGATCATGCGCCGGTCTTCACCATCGAAGTGGTGATCGACGACATACCAGCCCAGCCCGCCACAGGAAAATCACGCCAGGAGGCCGAAAAGGCCGCCGCGCTTCGCTTTATCGAAAGAGAAAACCTCACTTGAACGACCTTGATCCCACGGTTTCAGACTCTTCTGGCCCGCAAACCTGCGGCTTCGTCGCCATCATCGGCGCGCCCAATGCGGGCAAATCGACCCTGGTGAACCGCCTTGTCGGCACCAAGGTGTCGATCGTCACGCAAAAGGTGCAGACCACGCGCTTCCCGGTGCGCGGCATCGCGCTGGACGGCGATTGCCAGATGATCCTCGTCGATACGCCGGGTATTTTCAAGCCGCGCCGTCGGCTTGACCGCGCTATGGTCCGGTCGGCGTGGAGCGGCGCGCAGGACGCCGACGCCATTGTGCTGCTGGTCGATGCGGCGGCGCAGGCCGCGGTCAACCATCCTCAGGCCCGCATCGAGGGCGCAGCCCAGAAAAGCGCCAAGGCCACCGGCGCCGATCATAAGGCGGTCGAGGATGTCGAGATGATCGTGGCCCAGCTTCAGGCCAATGGTGCCAAGGCGATTCTGGCGCTCAACAAGATTGACCTGATGCAGAGCGAGAACCTGCTGGCCATTGCCGATGATCTGTATAAGAGCGGCGTGTTCACGGATGTTCTGATGATTTCGGCCGATAAGGGGCATGGGGTGCATGATCTGAAAACCCTGCTGACGGCGCGGATGCCGCAGGGGCCGTGGCTCTATCCCGAAGATCAGGCGGCGGACGCGCCGGTGCGCATTCTGGCGGCGGAAATCACGCGCGAAAAGCTGTTCCTGCGCGTCCACGAAGAACTGCCCTATGCGGCGGCCGTGGTCACGACCGAATTCAAGGACATGCCTGATGGTTCGGCGCGCATCGAGCAGTCGGTCTTCGTTGAGCGCGACGGTCAGCGCGCCATCGTGCTGGGCAAGGGCGGCCAGACGCTGAAATGGATCGGCCAGAAATCGCGCGAGGAACTGGCTATCTTGCTCGACCGGCCCGTGCATCTGTTCCTGCATGTCAAGGTCGAGGAACGCTGGAGCGATGATCGCGCGCTCTATGCGCAGTTCGGTCTGGAATATGATAGCTGACCATCGAAAGCCACGAAAACAGGCAGGATTGATTTCCGCGAAGCGGCATCCCGATGAATAGTCATCATCGTGTCGTTTGCTCTTCTTATTTTCGTGCTTTTGGTGCTTTTCGTGGCTAGAGCAAGATGACTTTAGATAGACTCGTCATCTCGCTCTAAGTCTTTGCTTACGCATCATGTTTTTCCAAAAAGTGGCATCCACTTTTTGGCATGATGCTCTAAAAATTCTAACCTATGACCGAATTTGAAGACGACGCCATTGTTCTGACCGCGCGCCCTCACGGCGAAACCGGTGCGATTGTCCATGTGTTGAGCGAGGTTCACGGCGTCTATGCCGCCCATGTGGCGGGCGGGGCGTCACGGCGGCTCAAACCGATTCTGCAAGCCGGATCGCGCGTGGCCCTGACCTATCGGGCGCGCCACGATGATCAATTGGGCGCGGCCACGCTGGAGCCGCTGGGGGCAACGCCCGACCTGCTCGATGACCCGCAGGCCTTGACCGGCCTGCAATGCGCCTGCGTGATGACGCGCTCTGTGCTGCCCGAACGCGAGGCCCATCCCGGCGTCTATCACGCGCTGTCGGCCCTGCTGGGCGTTCTGGTCGTGGCGGAGATATGGCCCGCCATCTATGTGCGCTATGAGGCGGGCCTGCTCGAAGCGGTCGGCTTTGGCCTCGATTTAAGCGCCTGCGCCGTCACCGGCAGTCATGATGATCTCGTCTATGTCAGTCCGAAATCGGGCAGGGCGGTCAGCCGCGCGTCGGGTGCGCCTTATCAGGACAAGCTTTTGCCGCTGCCGCCTTTTCTTTTGTCGAGTCAGGGCGGGCTGGGTGAAGATGACATCGAAAAGGGTCTGGCCCTGACCGGCTTTTTCCTCGAAAGGCATGTCTTTCATCCGC contains the following coding sequences:
- a CDS encoding pyridoxine 5'-phosphate synthase, which gives rise to MTRIRLGLNVDHVATVRNARGGSAPDPVRAAQIALQAGIDGITAHLREDRRHILDRDITALKAVCDAHHKPLNFEMAVTDEMVAIALDLKPHAACLVPERRQERTTEGGLDVVGQIEAVGAAVARFNAAGIRSSLFIATDPAQVEAAARIKAPVIEFHTGALCDAFRDGEEAVFESELSRLQAAAAQAQALGVEVHAGHGIDYDTVAFIAKIPQVRELNIGHFLIGEAIFIGLEAALLRMRDLIDAARGA
- the era gene encoding GTPase Era; the protein is MNDLDPTVSDSSGPQTCGFVAIIGAPNAGKSTLVNRLVGTKVSIVTQKVQTTRFPVRGIALDGDCQMILVDTPGIFKPRRRLDRAMVRSAWSGAQDADAIVLLVDAAAQAAVNHPQARIEGAAQKSAKATGADHKAVEDVEMIVAQLQANGAKAILALNKIDLMQSENLLAIADDLYKSGVFTDVLMISADKGHGVHDLKTLLTARMPQGPWLYPEDQAADAPVRILAAEITREKLFLRVHEELPYAAAVVTTEFKDMPDGSARIEQSVFVERDGQRAIVLGKGGQTLKWIGQKSREELAILLDRPVHLFLHVKVEERWSDDRALYAQFGLEYDS
- the rnc gene encoding ribonuclease III, with amino-acid sequence MSARVQNNRLQAIDALQDKLGYRFRDGRMLELALTHASVAEGARKMADNERLEFLGDRVLGLMIAEALMEAFPDATEGDLSRRFHVLVSRETCADVARALDLGAAIRLAAGETKSGGRSNPTILGDACEALMAAVYCDGGYDTVVRIFKPLWVQALKDSGNVSRSNPKSFLQEWAVAKGLGAPVYRLVNRRGPDHAPVFTIEVVIDDIPAQPATGKSRQEAEKAAALRFIERENLT
- the recO gene encoding DNA repair protein RecO; this translates as MTEFEDDAIVLTARPHGETGAIVHVLSEVHGVYAAHVAGGASRRLKPILQAGSRVALTYRARHDDQLGAATLEPLGATPDLLDDPQALTGLQCACVMTRSVLPEREAHPGVYHALSALLGVLVVAEIWPAIYVRYEAGLLEAVGFGLDLSACAVTGSHDDLVYVSPKSGRAVSRASGAPYQDKLLPLPPFLLSSQGGLGEDDIEKGLALTGFFLERHVFHPHDKPLPDIRQRLIDTLRQG
- the pyrE gene encoding orotate phosphoribosyltransferase; protein product: MTSEDVINEFRAANALREGHFVLSSGLHSPMFLQKNLVFMNGERCARLCKALAWKIVDQIGEVDVAISPAVGGIIPGYETAKHLGVDSMYVEREGGEFKLRRGFHIEPGAKVVMVEDIVTTGLSSRECIAAIQKAGGKVVAAACIVDRSGGKADVGVPLIALASLAVPAYPADNLPPELAAIPVEDPGSRRLAKA
- the rpmF gene encoding 50S ribosomal protein L32 encodes the protein MAVPKRKVSPSRRNMRRSHDALGPNPYTEDKDTGELRRPHHVDLKTGMYKGRQVITPKKD
- a CDS encoding RidA family protein — translated: MRKLISSGSPFEATIGFSRAVRSGNRIEVSGTAPIRDGQTAGVGDAYEQTKAALEIIVKAVEEAGGKATNIIRTRIFMTDISLWQDAARAHGEVFGQIRPASTFAEVKGLINPDWLVEIEASAQIEE
- the rpoZ gene encoding DNA-directed RNA polymerase subunit omega; translation: MARVTVEDCVEKIDNRFNLVLLAAHRARAISSGSSILVDRDNDKNPVVSLREIADSAVDPEVLTESLIASLQRVDERSEAEEEAETLALLADPSHQQMSESELIRALQTDRDGGQEERY
- the eno gene encoding phosphopyruvate hydratase; its protein translation is MPEIIDIAAREILDSRGNPTVEVDVTLDDGAFGRAAVPSGASTGAHEAVEKRDNDPKRYGGKGVRGAVDSVNGEIFDAISGFEALDQRRLDQALINLDGTPNKARLGANAILGVSLATARAAAISSGLPLYKYVGGLAARVLPVPMMNIINGGAHADNPIDIQEFMIVPAGAESFSEALRMGAEIFHALKKGLKAAGHNTNVGDEGGFAPNLGSAEEALSFIMKAGESAGYKAGSDFWLAMDAAATEFYKDGKYNMTGEKKILEADKMVDYLANLADNFPICSIEDGMAEDDYEGWRMLTDRLGDRVQIVGDDLFVTNPDRLETGIVEGMANSLLVKVNQIGTLSETMDAVDMAHRAGYTSVMSHRSGETEDSTIADLAVAMNCGQIKTGSLARSDRVAKYNQLLRIESMLDDEAVYAGVGVIRC
- a CDS encoding bifunctional (p)ppGpp synthetase/guanosine-3',5'-bis(diphosphate) 3'-pyrophosphohydrolase, with product MNADGEQLVGTTATQANAAAGSVASAPQPVSQPAPARPRFLRQVELIERVAAYDPTVDEAMLNRAYVYAMRMHGAQLRASGDPYFAHPIEVAGILTDYKLDSAAIATALLHDTIEDTPATREDIASMFGEDVAQLVEGVTKLTRLELQSEYTKSAENLRKFILAIAKDVRVLLVKLADRLHNMRTLQYVPEHKRERISRETIEVYAPLARSIGCNRFATELEDLAFSFINPRAHKAIIRRLEEMRKERGDTIAAIARDVAARLEKAGMFARVSGREKSPYSIWRKLQRKSVGFNQLSDIYAFRVVMQNVDDCYRALGILHSTWPCVQERFKDFISTPKSNNYKSLHTTVVGHKGTRIELQIRTAEMDRIAEEGVAAHWGYKNQTYGFDEEAATADGGRNPINSLRNIVSIVENGGDSEDWVEHAKMEMYLDQVFVFSPKGRLISLPRGAMPLDFAFAVHTEVGETAIGCLINGEHRPLRTVLQNGDQVEILTGLESRVNQDWFSLTTTGKARAAIRRHLRQSEREDFIKVGKVAVERAAAQVDKGLDDISWRPAFDRFNVTSEDELFELCGRGKILPAKILEAIFPGLKLPMTLSIDTLTRIRDSDGGMAFVRGTALHEGHKIFFSTCCHPVPGDRIVGIVEADGVHVHSIECETLEALEAEKDRWIDLHWTLNAEKNTLSVARLRVNMQNKPGVLGQACTLIGEARGNIVNIALTSKPYDFLDVDFDIEVLDARHIINISAGLRTSPMIESVERVRGEELGPAA
- the acpS gene encoding holo-ACP synthase; the encoded protein is MILGVGIDLVDARRIEESIRKFGHKFLDRIFTADEQSHAFKAAKPHLSFAKRFAAKEAVAKALGTGVRGFLFVDIEVFSDALGKPHVVLHAGAAGVLRGKLSEHHTAHIHLSLSDEDPYATAYAVIETT
- the lepB gene encoding signal peptidase I, producing the protein MTTPDDMTPKADSEALAASAERRSEAQAETAEIVSDAPADTRTAKQMAIDEFKEIVTVVGVALVLVLILRTFLFQPFTIPSASMEPNLYSGDYIIVSKWNYGISKYSFPITFPVIKGRWFNHLPTRGDVVVFKLPRDPHIDYIKRVIGLPGDTVQMKHDRLYINGQLVPSVKVGEVAAKDDPAGSAMEYRESLPDGRVHTIQDMMTDGQADDTQLFTVPAGNYFVMGDNRDNSLDSRFSPDNPYEPGVGFVPEANLEGRAFLILMSWKDGSSLWKPWTWLNFHWDRFFKPIH